Proteins encoded in a region of the Cyclopterus lumpus isolate fCycLum1 chromosome 23, fCycLum1.pri, whole genome shotgun sequence genome:
- the il17ra1a gene encoding interleukin 17 receptor A1a isoform X1: MVLLPPVLVAVCVSVASAVTVLSWPPLNCSRQGLRCTVTTSNCMDSKWLDGNPYTPSSPEGLQVSVDTRQDETGHLHPVLVANWSIKDDGSISFLTATELHVLVASSNQNLCVRYSFKEKLFMRSQTGEKWSFSANMLVLDPGQTYQACVFNIPKPQLDHTSYNVCTDVTVPGCQDPKMQMTEFCVERGSLWQPNISLTRITAVSGRPVLAVSFSPNTLCEEYMVIVSCSTTQQVERTHTANQKTLNVTFSLDRWPRFCCQFDVEIKPFFPQCGEDCARRKATLDLCFVRPTDAPDVPVYTFVVLGVVFMCVVMAVAKYVLCRKQGKPGVTAAPVVGEMPCEQTLKQPPKVLVIYSHDHRLYRDVVLKLCAFLQAKCSTKVLVDLLDSTSVSMVGRLRWLEWQRQQLKNPSDKILVLCSQGVQAKWRAMCGQGRVTLREDVLSPTDDMLTPFLNLFLPDMHHAGMLGKYMVAYFDDISREQDVPSVFDIGVKYKLMKHFEELYFRILDIEKYQPGQVNHIKGIGGDEYFDCPSGRALKNAIEAFQAYQLENPDWFQKECVNDEEEVMAEANRLIDQLQIPPVLECVPLIRVGLPVYTHEVEINGNGDSLLVLTPELNPECKLLSMAELTPVVNPELRHQYLSHLNEVQPHSPRPESVYILDAVLNSPNPPRQNCLSLQAEPCGHVPTEDEKEDALLHSACSEKRSSAPQDSRNSEPPELSCASMLREYFDQSEIGHSQPAEMEEDEVLEPRGKGPSSGSDQGYISKMSSQHERPVKEDPMEALRRLQEELFQKNLGYSDIGPEGN, encoded by the exons ATGGTTCTTCTTCCACCCGTTTtggtggcagtgtgtgtgtcggtggcgTCCGCGGTGACGGTTTTATCATGGCCTCCTCTCAACTGCTCCCGACAG GGTTTGAGATGTACCGTCACTACAA GTAACTGCATGGACAGTAAATGGCTGGATGGGAACCCGTACACTCCCAGCAGTCCAGAGGGGCTGCAGGTGAGCGTGGACACCAGGCAGGACGAGACGGGACACCTGCACCCTGTGCTGGTTGCTAACTGGAGCATAAAGGATGATG GCAGTATAAGTTTCCTGACGGCCACCGAGCTTCACGTTCTGGTCGCGTCTTCCAACCAGAACCTGTGTGTCCGATATTCCTTCAAAGAGAAACTCTTTATGAGAAGTCAGACGGGGGAAAAG TGGTCGTTCTCAGCCAACATGCTGGTGCTGGACCCTGGTCAGACGTACCAGGCCTGTGTCTTTAACATCCCCAAACCACAGCTGGACCACACCAGCTACAACGTCTGCACTGATGTCACCGTTCCTG GTTGTCAAGATCCCAAAATGCAGATGACTGAGTTTTGCGTGGAAAGAG GAAGTCTGTGGCAGCCTAACATCAGTCTGACTCGGATCACTGCAGTCAGTGGGAGACCCGTTCTGGCTGTCAGCTTCAGTCCCAACACGCTGTGTGAGGAATACATGGTCATTGTGAGCTGCTCCACGACCCAACAAgtagagcgcacacacacg GCTAACCAGAAGACTCTGAATGTAACATTCAGCCTCGATAGATGGCCAAGATTTTGCTGCCAGTTTGATGTGGAG ATAAAACCTTTCTTCCCCCAATGTGGCGAGGACTGTGCCCGTCGAAAGGCAACTCTGGATCTTTGTTTTG TGAGGCCAACGGATGCCCCCGATGTCCCCGTGTACACATTTGTGGTCCTGGGAGTggtgttcatgtgtgttgtgaTGGCAGTCGCTAAGTACGTCCTCTGCCGAAAGCAAG GCAAACCTGGTGTTACTGCAGCTCCTGTGGTCGGGGAGATGCCGTGTGAGCAGACGCTTAAACAGCCTCCCAAAGTGCTGGTCATCTACTCCCATGACCACCGCCTCTACAGGGATGTGGTGCTCAAGCTCTGTGCCTTCCTTCAGGCCAAGTGCAGCACCAAGGTGCTGGTGGACTTGTTGGACTCGACCTCGGTCAGCATGGTGGGGCGCCTCCGCTGGCTCGAGTGGCAACGACAGCAGCTCAAAAATCCCTCAGACAAAATCCTGGTGCTGTGCTCGCAAGGCGTCCAGGCCAAGTGGAGGGCCATGTGTGGCCAAGGCCGGGTGACTCTGAGGGAAGACGTTCTCTCCCCTACGGATGACATGCTCACTCCCTTTCTCAACCTCTTCCTACCAGACATGCACCATGCCGGCATGCTGGGCAAGTACATGGTGGCTTACTTTGACGACATCAGCCGGGAACAAGACGTGCCATCGGTGTTTGACATCGGAGTCAAATACAAGCTGATGAAGCATTTCGAAGAACTGTATTTCCGCATCTTAGACATTGAGAAGTATCAGCCGGGTCAGGTCAATCACATCAAGGGCATTGGTGGGGATGAATATTTCGACTGTCCATCAGGTAGAGCCCTAAAGAACGCCATTGAAGCCTTCCAGGCCTACCAGTTGGAGAATCCTGACTGGTTCCAGAaagagtgtgtgaatgatgaggaggaggtcatGGCGGAGGCAAACCGACTCATAGACCAGCTGCAGATCCCTCCAGTCCTAGAGTGTGTTCCTCTAATCAGAGTTGGACTTCCTGTCTACACCCACGAGGTAGAAATCAATGGAAATGGTGACAGTCTTCTCGTGCTTACACCTGAACTCAACCCAGAATGCAAACTGTTGTCAATGGCAGAACTTACACCAGTAGTCAACCCTGAGCTCAGACACCAGTATCTTTCACACCTGAACGAGGTGCAGCCACACAGCCCCAGGCCAGAATCTGTCTACATACTTGATGCTGTTTTGAACAGCCCTAACCCACCAAGACAGAACTGTCTTTCCCTGCAGGCAGAACCCTGCGGTCACGTTCCCACAGAGGATGAGAAAGAGGATGCCCTGCTACACTCTGCTTGTTCGGAGAAGAGAAGCTCGGCCCCACAGGACTCCCGGAACTCAGAACCTCCAGAATTATCCTGTGCTAGCATGCTGAGGGAATACTTTGATCAATCCGAAATCGGCCACTCTCAGCCTgcggagatggaggaggacgaggttcTCGAGCCCCGTGGAAAGGGTCCAAGCAGTGGATCTGATCAAGGCTACATCTCCAAAATGTCCTCGCAGCATGAACGTCCTGTCAAAGAGGATCCGATGGAGGCTCTGAGAAGACTGCAAGAAGAGCTGTTCCAGAAGAACCTTGGATACTCTGACATCGGTCCTGAAGGGAACTGA
- the il17ra1a gene encoding interleukin 17 receptor A1a isoform X2 has product MRSQTGEKWSFSANMLVLDPGQTYQACVFNIPKPQLDHTSYNVCTDVTVPGCQDPKMQMTEFCVERGSLWQPNISLTRITAVSGRPVLAVSFSPNTLCEEYMVIVSCSTTQQVERTHTANQKTLNVTFSLDRWPRFCCQFDVEIKPFFPQCGEDCARRKATLDLCFVRPTDAPDVPVYTFVVLGVVFMCVVMAVAKYVLCRKQGKPGVTAAPVVGEMPCEQTLKQPPKVLVIYSHDHRLYRDVVLKLCAFLQAKCSTKVLVDLLDSTSVSMVGRLRWLEWQRQQLKNPSDKILVLCSQGVQAKWRAMCGQGRVTLREDVLSPTDDMLTPFLNLFLPDMHHAGMLGKYMVAYFDDISREQDVPSVFDIGVKYKLMKHFEELYFRILDIEKYQPGQVNHIKGIGGDEYFDCPSGRALKNAIEAFQAYQLENPDWFQKECVNDEEEVMAEANRLIDQLQIPPVLECVPLIRVGLPVYTHEVEINGNGDSLLVLTPELNPECKLLSMAELTPVVNPELRHQYLSHLNEVQPHSPRPESVYILDAVLNSPNPPRQNCLSLQAEPCGHVPTEDEKEDALLHSACSEKRSSAPQDSRNSEPPELSCASMLREYFDQSEIGHSQPAEMEEDEVLEPRGKGPSSGSDQGYISKMSSQHERPVKEDPMEALRRLQEELFQKNLGYSDIGPEGN; this is encoded by the exons ATGAGAAGTCAGACGGGGGAAAAG TGGTCGTTCTCAGCCAACATGCTGGTGCTGGACCCTGGTCAGACGTACCAGGCCTGTGTCTTTAACATCCCCAAACCACAGCTGGACCACACCAGCTACAACGTCTGCACTGATGTCACCGTTCCTG GTTGTCAAGATCCCAAAATGCAGATGACTGAGTTTTGCGTGGAAAGAG GAAGTCTGTGGCAGCCTAACATCAGTCTGACTCGGATCACTGCAGTCAGTGGGAGACCCGTTCTGGCTGTCAGCTTCAGTCCCAACACGCTGTGTGAGGAATACATGGTCATTGTGAGCTGCTCCACGACCCAACAAgtagagcgcacacacacg GCTAACCAGAAGACTCTGAATGTAACATTCAGCCTCGATAGATGGCCAAGATTTTGCTGCCAGTTTGATGTGGAG ATAAAACCTTTCTTCCCCCAATGTGGCGAGGACTGTGCCCGTCGAAAGGCAACTCTGGATCTTTGTTTTG TGAGGCCAACGGATGCCCCCGATGTCCCCGTGTACACATTTGTGGTCCTGGGAGTggtgttcatgtgtgttgtgaTGGCAGTCGCTAAGTACGTCCTCTGCCGAAAGCAAG GCAAACCTGGTGTTACTGCAGCTCCTGTGGTCGGGGAGATGCCGTGTGAGCAGACGCTTAAACAGCCTCCCAAAGTGCTGGTCATCTACTCCCATGACCACCGCCTCTACAGGGATGTGGTGCTCAAGCTCTGTGCCTTCCTTCAGGCCAAGTGCAGCACCAAGGTGCTGGTGGACTTGTTGGACTCGACCTCGGTCAGCATGGTGGGGCGCCTCCGCTGGCTCGAGTGGCAACGACAGCAGCTCAAAAATCCCTCAGACAAAATCCTGGTGCTGTGCTCGCAAGGCGTCCAGGCCAAGTGGAGGGCCATGTGTGGCCAAGGCCGGGTGACTCTGAGGGAAGACGTTCTCTCCCCTACGGATGACATGCTCACTCCCTTTCTCAACCTCTTCCTACCAGACATGCACCATGCCGGCATGCTGGGCAAGTACATGGTGGCTTACTTTGACGACATCAGCCGGGAACAAGACGTGCCATCGGTGTTTGACATCGGAGTCAAATACAAGCTGATGAAGCATTTCGAAGAACTGTATTTCCGCATCTTAGACATTGAGAAGTATCAGCCGGGTCAGGTCAATCACATCAAGGGCATTGGTGGGGATGAATATTTCGACTGTCCATCAGGTAGAGCCCTAAAGAACGCCATTGAAGCCTTCCAGGCCTACCAGTTGGAGAATCCTGACTGGTTCCAGAaagagtgtgtgaatgatgaggaggaggtcatGGCGGAGGCAAACCGACTCATAGACCAGCTGCAGATCCCTCCAGTCCTAGAGTGTGTTCCTCTAATCAGAGTTGGACTTCCTGTCTACACCCACGAGGTAGAAATCAATGGAAATGGTGACAGTCTTCTCGTGCTTACACCTGAACTCAACCCAGAATGCAAACTGTTGTCAATGGCAGAACTTACACCAGTAGTCAACCCTGAGCTCAGACACCAGTATCTTTCACACCTGAACGAGGTGCAGCCACACAGCCCCAGGCCAGAATCTGTCTACATACTTGATGCTGTTTTGAACAGCCCTAACCCACCAAGACAGAACTGTCTTTCCCTGCAGGCAGAACCCTGCGGTCACGTTCCCACAGAGGATGAGAAAGAGGATGCCCTGCTACACTCTGCTTGTTCGGAGAAGAGAAGCTCGGCCCCACAGGACTCCCGGAACTCAGAACCTCCAGAATTATCCTGTGCTAGCATGCTGAGGGAATACTTTGATCAATCCGAAATCGGCCACTCTCAGCCTgcggagatggaggaggacgaggttcTCGAGCCCCGTGGAAAGGGTCCAAGCAGTGGATCTGATCAAGGCTACATCTCCAAAATGTCCTCGCAGCATGAACGTCCTGTCAAAGAGGATCCGATGGAGGCTCTGAGAAGACTGCAAGAAGAGCTGTTCCAGAAGAACCTTGGATACTCTGACATCGGTCCTGAAGGGAACTGA